Proteins encoded within one genomic window of Marasmius oreades isolate 03SP1 chromosome 6, whole genome shotgun sequence:
- a CDS encoding uncharacterized protein (CAZy:GH35) — MWSILTATEVYNPYTQQQKLLESRWFFVPYINAETTAGGIAHWITTEVAGNLRTNDSDWRASWQAYVNGIITESRPNQITEGGPLIAIQVDNEYNQRDGGTYFAELEAAYRASTSGIVVPLTYNDPGQGRNFINGTGAVDLYGLDSYPQGFDCSHPDVWNGVTLNYHQYHASANPSQVWYIPEFQGGAFDAWGPTSPGYQNCRQLTGPEFVSVFNLQLWASNAKMINFYMVYGGTSWGAVPFHGVYTSYDYGASITESRMLTTKYSALKRQGIFLRSSPEFYKTDWIGDTSTGLNDGAVISVNNTPAAFVTLLRNPNTRAGFWVVRQSGSTSTATSVFRLNVTTADGSKIQLPTEVTLSGRQSKVIVTDYAFGTKSRALYSTAQVFFAGSIGGRDVLFLYGDSNQEHVAAIQLTGTPTPGVLSPGNSNVQFMGTEAGASSANNVTIIGFLPGVQGLVTIYDSDTQLILYADSATVDTFWAPTIAGTTGDLANFWSLGTNETVLVGGPYLVRSAAISGNQLALRGDLNISDGAGDVMLTVIAPKNVTSISWNGEAVSISSSLLPTSWLLGAINRNGSSPTGSDSLTGRITLPTLKTWKFKDSLPEIVGGFDDSKWALANHTQTNIPEKPHYGDGRVLYGCDYGFCENIVLWRGHFTGTGNEKSVNLSINGGEAFAASVWLNNAFLNTAFGNSTNNRNFIEETDQVYTFPNGVAQAGKDNVITIVQDNMGLDEQNAVNSMKSPRGVRGFQLNTGTFSQWRVQGKIGGYTNFPDKARGVLNEGGLFGERKGWHLPGFDTSSWATVSNLSLSSPGVGFFVNTFNLSLPQGQDVMLSLNFVESDGQPYRALLFVNGWMMGKRVGNLGPQTKFPVHEGILDYQGSNTVAVAVWAMTKQPVNPQLQFTIDGMFDGGVGNIRKNNPSWTATGRE; from the exons ATGTGGTCGATTTTAACGGCTACCGAGGTCTACAACCCCTATACGCAGCAGCAAAAGCTGCTGGAATCACGGTGGTTCTTCGTCCCG TATATCAACGCGGAAACCACAGCGGGAGGGATTGCGCATTGGATTACGACAGAGGTTGCTGGAAATCTTCGAACGAATGATAGTGATTGGAGGGCGTCATGGCAAGCGTATGTCAACGGGATTATTACCGAGTCTAGGCCCAATCAGATCACTGAGGGTGGTCCACTTATCGCTATACAAGTTG ACAACGAATATAATCAACGCGATGGTGGTACTTACTTCGCCGAGCTCGAAGCTGCATATCGAGCTTCCACCAGTGGAATTGTCGTGCCTTTAACGTATAACGATCCAGGACAAGGCAGGAACTTCATCAATGGAACGGGCGCCGTCGATCTATATGG TCTCGACTCGTACCCTCAAGGGTTTGATTGTTCGCATCCTGATGTGTGGAACGGCGTTACGCTTAACTATCATCAATATCACGCAAGCGCCAATCCTTCTCAGGTTTGGTACATCCCAG AGTTTCAAGGTGGGGCCTTTGATGCTTGGGGCCCAACGTCTCCTG GGTACCAAAATTGTCGCCAGCTTACTGGCCCAGAGTTTGTTTCGGTATTCAACCTTCAGTTGTGGGCTTCGAATGCGAAGATGATCAATTTTTATATGGTGTATGGAGGTACTTCGTGGGGTGCGGTTCCATTCCA TGGGGTTTACACTTCCTATGACTACGGTGCATCG ATAACGGAATCCCGAATGCTTACGACCAAGTATTCCGCCCTGAAAAGGCAAGGAATATTCCTTCGCAGTTCTCCCGAATTCTACAAAACCGATTGGATTGGTGACACCTCTACGGGATTGAATGACGGCGCTGTCATCTCCGTCAACAATACTCCGGCGGCATTTGTCACTCTTCTGAGGAATCCAAATACGAGGGCTGGATTCTGGGTTGTGAGGCAGAGCGGTTCGACTTCTAC GGCTACATCTGTATTCAGACTAAACGTAACAACAGCAGATGGGTCAAAGATCCAACTGCCTACCGAAGTCACCTTATCAGGTCGTCAATCCAAAGTGATCGTCACCGACTACGCATTCGGGACCAAATCCCGCGCGCTCTACTCGACCGCCCAAGTATTCTTCGCGGGTAGCATCGGTGGACGGGATGTTCTGTTCCTCTATGGGGATTCCAATCAGGAACATGTTGCTGCTATACAGTTAACGGGAACACCTACACCCGGTGTTTTGTCGCCCGGGAATTCGAATGTGCAATTCATGGGTACTGAAGCCGGTGCGAGTAGTGCCAATAATGTGACGATCATTGGGTTCCTTCCTGGTGTCCAAGGGTTAGTTACGATTTACGACTCGGATACTCAGCTCATCCTATACGCCGATTCTGCCACCGTCGACACATTCTGGGCACCTACCATCGCTGGAACGACCGGTGATCTCGCCAACTTTTGGAGTTTGGGAACGAACGAGACGGTGTTGGTCGGAGGACCGTATCTTGTACGGTCCGCTGCTATCTCTGGGAATCAGTTGGCGTTGAGAGGGGATCTGAATATTTCTGATGGAGCTGGGGATGTGATGTTGACGGTTATCGCGCCGAAGAACGTGACTAGCATAAGCTGGAATGGGGAGGCCGTGTCGATTTCTTCGTCTTTACTTCCTACGTCTTGGTTATTGGGTGCCATTAATCGTAACGGTTCGTCGCCCACGGGATCCGACTCGTTGACTGGACGGATTACGTTGCCTACCCTGAAGACGTGGAAGTTCAAGGATAGTCTTCCGGAGATCGTAGGCGGGTTTGATGATTCGAAGTGGGCCTTGGCGAATCATACGCAGACGAACATTCCGGAGAAGCCGCATTATGGAGATGGAAGGGTTTTGTATGGGTGTGATTATGGATT CTGTGAGAATATCGTCCTTTGGAGAGGTCATTTCACCGGGACCGGGAATGAGAAGAGCGTTAATCTGTCGATCAATGGGGGTGAAG CATTCGCCGCCAGCGTCTGGCTCAATAACGCGTTCTTGAATACTGCATTTGGAAA CTCAACGAACAATCGAAACTTTATCGAGGAGACGGACCAAGTCTATACCTTCCCCAACGGGGTAGCGCAAGCCGGGAAAGATAATGTGATCACTATTGTTCAG GACAACATGGGACTGGACGAACAAAACG CCGTTAATAGCATGAAGAGCCCACGGGGCGTTCGCGGGTTCCAACTGAATACAGGAACGTTCTCTCAATGGAGGGTTCAAGGGAAAATAGGTGGATACACCAA TTTCCCAGACAAAGCACGAGGAGTCCTAAACGAAGGTGGTCTCTTCGGCGAGCGTAAAGGCTGGCATCTCCCAGGATTCGATACGTCTTCGTGGGCAACCGTATCGAACTTGTCGTTGTCCTCTCCTGGAGTAGGCTTCTTCGTGAATACCTTCAACCTCAGTTTGCCCCAGGGACAAGATGTCATGTTGAGTTTGAACTTTGTCGAATCAGATGGGCAGCCGTATCGGGCTCTGCTGTTCGTGAACGGATGGATGATGGGTAAGCGGGTGGGAAACCTAGG ACCTCAAACCAAATTCCCGGTACATGAAGGGATACTTGATTACCAAGGATCAAA TACGGTTGCAGTTGCAGTATGGGCGATGACGAAGCAACCTGTAAATCCTCAACTTCAGTTCACGATCGATGGGATGTTTGATGGAGGGGTTGGCAATATCCGTAAGAATAACCCGAGTTGGACTGCTACGGGTAGGGAGTAG